AACGTATGTAATCCTGTGCAATCGAGTAATCGTAGATTATATCTATCGTTGAACGAATCAATCGACGGTCTAATTTTTTGTTTGGTGTTGGATGCTTTGAGTTTTGAAGGGCTAACATGCGTCATTTGGTCAATTACAATACCATTTGGCCATCTCGAATCGAATATTATAATGGCTGTTTGGCTTGATTGGAGGAGTTTCATTTCACGGTGCTCCTTGGCCTCTTCCCTGAATGCTATCATCAGGACGAGGGAACCTATATTTCAACCTTAACGTCCGCTTCATGCAGATTGTGTGTGTTATGCACGGTATAATGTCTTTGGTTAGGTGGTGGGATTTGTCATGCGTGACATGTTTAACTGTCTCTCTCTGCCAGGTGCCTTGGTTCCTACTTCCCAGCTTTTAAGTTTTGGTTGCATAGCGTAGCCGCTGTTATTATCCCATATCAGGACAATAATTCGTTTTGCAACATCAGATGTCAAGTATTTAATTACGCCTGTAACGTCTCCTCTCTTCTAGATGTTGACAACTTCTTTTCCTGTTTCTGACTggctgtttgtattttattttattgagaaaattattagtactttattttattgaaaaaattattatttaatttttatattttaataaaattaattatttaatttttatattttaaaaaatatattatgtaatttttatattttatttctattaaattatttaatttattcactaattttttttattaattgatatagtcaaattattatttattttttttattttaaaaaaattaattaattaatttatatatttgaaaaaatattattatttagtttaactattagttaattatatattatgaaatatataatattttataaaatatattttttgacaaaaaaataaaaattttactaaatagagattaaatttaaatttatattttttttaaaaaattaatttaagtacttttttttaagtctttaaacatcctttttatattttcttttctgaaaaataatttttcttaactACTTAGAAATTTAGgaagaatttattaattttttatacaaatagtttgtattattttttattaaaaattgaaaaagaaatagGGAATGAAGGGAAAAAAATGCTGGAGGAGAGAAGAAACAGGTAGAGAAATAAGAAAAGAATAAAAAGAGAAGATTATGATAATTTagctataaaaaaaattataagaccGAATGTTTGATGGAATCAAATAATAAGGATTAATTAatgattttttaaatataaaaattaattatttaatttttttaaaatatataaattaaattgtaatAGTCTAGTATTGATTAATgagaattaaacaatttaataaaaataaaatatatggattaaaaaaatttattttttaaaatattaaaattaaatatttttattacatataaaaattaaataataatttttttctattttattttcacAGAGAATGAATTATACATTTGTAAATTGCAATATATATTATTCTGTATAAATAACTCATTTAGCTGTTTCCTCCACAAGGTCCATGACTGATGTCAACAATTTTAAAAAGGCTTAATAGATGTCTTGTTGCACTAGCTATGACTTTTCCATTGTTCATCTACCAGGGGCGCTTGCTTGACCAAGTTGCCAAGCCACAATTTCTTTATCAAATTTCATTTCCTGAATAAAGTTTTGTATTATCAAGTATCAACTGCGTGATAAATTATccccctttttatttttttcaatttttgccTATTTTAATTCTATTTCTCTAATCATTTTTATTTATCATAATCCAGTTGTTAAAATCAGATATGGTCCAGACATGGTCTGATTTAAAATCAGATATAACTAAAATTGATTCAAATTTAATTGATCAAAATCAGCCTTAAATTAGACTGGAACTAACTAATTCTGTTCtattttgaattaaaataagatttttttttttaattttaaaaataaaaaattgaaaacaaTTTAAATGTTAGATTGATTAAAACCGAAATTAaatcaatattaaaataaaattaaaatcaatttaaaaaaaaatttacagttCAAATTCCAGTTTTTAAACTTTAAACCGGATAATATTTTGCTTCAGGGTAATGaatagtgtatatatatatatatatatattggcagCTGGGGACGGTGTGGTGATGGCAGAGAACTTGGTGGTGGTTAGAGAGTTGGGGTTAAGGAGGGTTCTGGGCAAGTGAGCAATTATGAGGAGAAAGTTCGACCATGCGCTTTTTGGTAAAGTAGAAGAGACATTGAAGAAAAGAAGAGTGATTGGAAGGCGTTTTCGGTTAACATGACGCTGTTTTTGAAGTAAACAATGTCGTTATTGCAGTTTTCAGCGTAACAAATGCCAAATGGGGCCACAAACAAGTCACTTTCCAGGTTTGTTTTTCCCTACATCAATACAAAAGCAACATGTCAACCTATCACTCACGCTTGGAAATTCGAAACTTTTTCATCCATCAAAGAGGTAGAGAATTATCCATGGATTATTTGACTGAAACCCTACTAACTCTAATAACTCCTTCCTGCTAACTGCTGTGCTGATACGTATTGATTAGGAAAAAACAATAGCATATGCTTTTCATTTGTTAGATGAAATTATTATGGGTTGGAGAGAATAATGGATTTTCTTTACAAAGTACTTACAACAAgatataattttgatattatccTATAGGATGTGTACAAAATTTGACTAAATGAGACACCAACTCCCCCAgaataatgttaaaaaaaaaaaaaggaaattcattgTGTGTACAAAAGGTACCTAAAACTGAACTCATATGGCATAATTTGGACAAGCTGGGAATGAGGCTCGATTTTACCTCTATCAAGGCACTTAATTGCTTCCTTCCCTAATTCGCCTGGTAATTGAAGGCAGATCCAGTCGAGCAATGACTCCATGTCCTTTGCAAAATCAAGTAAATACCAATCCAACAACTTTGGGATTGCAAACTTTCTGGTTGAAATTCCAACTGCAGCCTGCAAATACTCTCTTTTTGCCACATCCAGTTCGTTCTCAACCTGAGATGCAGTGTACACTCTCACCTTCATTTGGCAATGTACATTGATCAGTAACAGCAATGGTGATAAAATCAATTGGAAGATTAATAGATCACACCAATGGAAATTCTGCATAAACTTGCAGCAGGGGAGGACCAGCTTCCACATGAAAGTGCAAATGTGACTAACGGTTCAGATAACTCTAATCCGAATTTGCTCCTCACTGTCATTTCATCATTTTTTGCTCCTTTTGATAAGGTCTGATGTTAAATCAAGAAAGAGAGTTAAGCTCAGAAAGTCTTTAATTACTTACAGTAGAAATTAGCAAAACAAGTTGTTGCGTGCACCACTGACATATTTTGAGTAATAAGGTAGTCTGAGGATGAAATGTTCAATGGTTATTGCACTTAGCAAGTGTCCCCCAACATTTATTGTTGCCTAAATATTAAGAAATGGAATCACCAACAATGTATAAGCTATAAATAAAACTTGAGAATATTGCTTTTCAATTTTCTAATTTATTTCTAGGCCAAATTCACTGCaattcagaaaatatttcatacctGTTGCATTAGTTCAACAATCATCTCAGGACTTTCTGGTATTCCATGTTCTAGAAATGCCTGAACCAAGATAGCAAGGTAAGTGGTCCTTTCTATCAATATTAGAACATATATATAGCATTACTTGCTTCTATGTGAAAGAAAAGATATATTGACAAATATAGATGAAGCTAAATCATATGGAATTTGATAGATAACAAGCCACCAAAACTATACAAAGAGGGGCATCACATACATTCATCATGCAGGAGTTGTAAATGTTTATCCAGAACGCAACCTTCTCTTGATGGGTGAGCTTCTGCAAGTTGACAGAGGCAAGTTTCCCAAGTAGAAGTCTGAGAATTCAGAAAATTGATTGACCATAAATACAATTTGTGAATATCATGATGAAAAGAAGTCaagaaatcaataaaattttatgtaGAAGAGAACTTACTTGAGCCTATGAAGTAGAAATAAAGAGTTCGATGTTCAGTTTGGATTAATTGTGCCAGCTTCTGTAGCAAATAAATGCTTGTATGGACCAATATCTCTCTTCCCAAATTGTGAACACATACCATAAGGATCTCGATATTCAGTTTCTTCACCATTTTCTTGGGACACTAATGTCGATAAGAAAGGTAAATTCTCTGCAGTACGCCTACTTTTTGTTGTGCTCATTCGTAAGAAAATGGTTGATAAGCATTTCAAAATGTCCTCAGAAATCTTGTTTGGGTTGTCATCTCCAGATAACCTTTCTTCTGCAGTGCTAACACTTCTTGCTTCAGCGTTTTCTTGGCCTCTCGCTTTACAATCTACCTGGATGATTATAAAACTCTTGTTAATTTAGAATTGcaactttaattaaattggtGAGATTATTACAAGATAAATGACCTCCAATTTCTGAGGGTTTAAATGCTTCTCAGCTGGTTTATTGTCGACAGGAGGTCTTTTCACTGGAGTTCTGCTTCTTTGAGCTTTATGGATTGAGGAACTTTTGTTCTGCTTCACCGAATTAGTACACAACTGATTATCTTTCCCTTGTCCATCTTCTATAAAAACAacaaaaaatgaacaaaaaaagtAAGTTAATGTTGCAATTTCAATATTGGCAACCACGTATATTTCGTTGAGACCTGCAACTTACCGGAAAGAGTTGGCAAATGTCCGATTATGGATGTTGTGGATTCCCCTAAATTTCGAGCTATTGTCTTGGCATTTTCTGGTTTGGAACTTTTATTTGCGGACAGGTCATACAAATCTGCTAAACTTTCCACATTTTTCTTCGAGCTCGAAATGTAGACAGCTTCTTGATACAAGTCCTGCCTAAAATGCACCACCTGTTCTTCAAGCCGAACAACTTCCTCTTCCAAAACAGCTACTTCTGCCAGAAGCTCTAGCGTCTAGAAGAACTAAAATCCAGAATCAAAATTCTCTTCGAATAATTTGCAGCCTCAAATTAGCTTCAATGTtactataatttttctttttccagATTATTGAAGATCCGGACTTATCTAGGAGATCTTCGAAGTTTTGTGTTGCATGAAGCAGATGAACTTAAGCTCGACGCATTATCATCAAAAGCAGATGAAGGGATCTCATTTCAGTTACCCTGAGAGTTTCCCATTTCAGGACAAACAATAATATTGGTCACTGATGGTGTAGTCTTGAGAGCATTTCACAAATTTGCTACTCCAACAGTGGAATTGCCAGGGAAGATTCAGAATGCATCTATAAACATCTTTCAAATAGCTGGGGAGGAAGGGTGGACCATCAAAACCTGGGGTGACGTTGGCCATCTAGAGCCTGAGTGAATGATTGAATTGCCAGGCAAGATTCAGAATGCATCTGCCATTGAAACATAGTGTCCATGCCAACCATAAGAAATACAAATACAATGCTGCTAGCGTTGCTTGGGATAAGGTGAGTTTTTTAGACCTCCTATGATTGCCACTTTGGAAGAATCCTGATTTCGTCACAATGAACGGTGGATATTTGTCCCAAGTCCCAACAACGGTTCCCTCATCAAACAGTCGAATAAACCTCTCTCATGtctatattttatattatcacttaCAGTCAACTCGATGATTTTCTTAGTTCCAGCCACTTTCGCTGGCTTATCTGCTCCATCTTATTCTCATTCTTGTAGTCTCTTCAAATTTAGCTATATTCGTGTAATCACCGGTACCATCTACCCCAAGAGGCAGCATCATCGTAGCTGTAGAACGATGGCTTCTTCAGTACGGCCAGTGGAATCAGCTGCTAGACAAGATAAAGTCACTGCTCCTTACGGTTCTTGGAAGTCTCCAATCACCGCCGATATCGTCTCTGGCGCATCCAAGGGACTCGACGGTACCGCCATTGACGGCCGCGGTCGCCTTTTCTGGCTTGAATCCCGACCCACTGAAGCAGGGTAAGCACTATTACGTCTTTATCTTTGTGATTTTAAGCTATGAGACCTTTTATTGATTCTGGATTGTGGTAATTTTGCTTAGGCGATCGGTTCTGGTTAAGGGAGAAGAGAAAGCTGGAGAGGAAGCTATCGATGTCACCCCGAAAGAATTTTCGGTGCGAACTACTGCCCAGGAGTATGGAGGAGGCGCGTTTACGATATCAGGGGATACTGTCATCTTCGCAAATTACAAGGACCAAAGACTGTACAAGCAATCTGTCGATTCCATAGGTAAAACATGTGTTATTGTGTGTTGAATGTTCGATGGCAGTTTGCTGATATATTCTGTATTTGGTGTGGTATCAGATTCTACTCCTGTTCCAATTACACCTGATTGTGGCTCACCAGTTGTCTCTTATGCCGATGGAGTCTTTGATTCACGCTTTAACCGTTTTGTCACTGTAATGGAAGGTAGACTATCATGGATATCTCTGTTAATTTACATTTTTAGGCTGTAAGAAGTTGTTTGGGCTGGAAGTTCCCATTCATGTTAGCCTTTCGTTTATGAGTTTGATCTTTTCTTTATGCAACTTGATAGATCGCCGTGTAAGCAGCATAAATGCAATTACAACGATTGTAGCAATTGGTCTCAATGATGCGTCAATAGAGGGTATGAGCTTACTGGAATATGCTATTCTTCTCTCTTTtctcttgttctttttctttttgcccACAGTTGTAATAATGGTACTTAAAGAATAGACCTAAGTATTTCAAGGGTTTTTATAATTCTCTTGGTGCGCTGGTGTTCTCATTTCTGTTTCCGTTGGATTTTGCACTATATGTGGAGGAAATAACTTTATTTTTGGTTTCCTTCTTGTATGTCTTGAGATTCAGAACCAAAAGTATTAGTTAGTGGCAATGACTTCTATGCATTCCCTCGTGTGGACCTGAAAGGTGAACGGATAGCATGGATAGAATGGTGTCACCCTAACATGCCATGGGATAAATCGGAACTCTGGGTTGGCTATATTTCTGAGAATGGGTAAGCAAAATCTGTTTATGATTTGCGTTTTAGGACTTCTTATCAGATATTCTTTTCTCACTTTGATTTGCTAGGCTGCAAATGGTATGATTGCATACAAACAATATCATTGTTTATGTAGGAAAAATTGGTCTTATAGAAATCTATTGATGCCTGAATCTAGTTATATTGGTCTTGCCACAATGTTCTTGTTCTTCAGAACACATTTCCTTTGAATTGCAAAATTTTCTGGTGGAATTGTCTTGGAGCTTATGTCCATAGAAAGTGTTTAAAAACTATTGTCTGAAATATGAATCAAGAGGTGCTATAATCCATAAATTGGTAAAGTGCAAGTTGACCTATCTCCATTATTTTGCTACTATAAAGTGTCCACTATGCTAATCTTCTCTGCTTCCCTGAACGTGCTGAACTTTTGGAGTTTAAATTTGTAACACAACTAACATATCTTGTCACCAATCTCTAGGAgacagaattatatatatattttttgaattGTGCATTTATCTAGTTTTGAGTTTTCATATGCAGATTTACTTATATAAAAATGAATAGACATGCATATACGTACTTTTATACATTTGAATGTATGCACTCTTAGGACTCTGGATCCTTTGTTCATGTATGCGCTTTGTGCTCACTGATCACTCCTGTAGTCTGAATTCTACATGCTTTGATTCTGCTTTTTGGTTATTTAGTTCAATAGACAGCCTAGATGATTTCTATATGTTTTAAATTTGGCTGGTCACCTTGGGGTGCTGACATTAGTTTTGCCGATTGTCTTTTCCCTCTTATATTTGTGGTTGATGGTGTTAGTTTTCTTGATTCTGTCATGCAGAGATATCTGTAAACGCACCTGTGTTGCTGGCAATGATAATACAATTGTTGAATCTCCAACTGAACCCAAGTGGTCCTCTACAGGTATTCTTTTCTTTTGGTGATTAATGAACTTTATATAAAATGCCATTTTAAAAACTATCATGCTAATTAAAAAAGGGATCAAAGATCAAACATATAGCAAGTATGACTGAAAGTAGCTACTGGATAAGCAACCTGGACATTAAGCTACAAAATCCTGGAACCCAGTTTGGTTCTCAAGGCTTTTTGTTTGATTGCATTGGAAGCTAAAGacttgatctttttttttttttttttttttaaaaattcaaattattcTGTATGGTAATGCTTTTATTTAAATTCATGCAGGGGAGTTATTCTTTATCACTGACAGAAAAAATGGATTTTGGAATCTATACAAATGGGTAAGTTCTATACTTGAATATTTTGGATTGTGACACAGTTTCAAAATGTGCTTTCCTTCACACATGGAATGCTTATGTAACAATTGGTCATAAAATTTTGATGAAACGTAGAATATATTTGTGTGGCAACTTAATGGTGATACCTCTCGTTTACATGAGAGAGCAAATTTTGAACAGTCTGCTGGATATTGggacattttatttttcatttgaagCAGTTGAATATTATACAAGTTAGCATGGAAATTCTAATGAAAAGTAGAATGTAGCATGTTGCTAGCAAGTGCCATAGAATGTCTTTTCTTTTACATGAGAGAGAGACGTAAAATAAGCAGGATTTTGGAAGGTTGAATTACTTGGACATTGCTATTCATGCGCATTGCTTGGATTTGGTTATCTGGTCAGTCATCCATTTTTCAGCATCCAGTGAATTgattatttctaaaatttgaaaACAGATTGAATCTGTAAATGATGTGCAAGCACTCTATTCCTTGGATGCTGAGTTCTCAAGACCATTATGGGTATTCGGCATAAACTCTTATGAGCTTATTCAGAACAAAGAGGGAAAGAACTTAATTGCTTGCAGCTACAGGTAATTTTGTGCTCTTTATGCACTTGAATTTTTCAAATTTGTTTTTTTGTTACTTTTTGTTGAGTACCATGTGTGAAAATGCTGAACGTCTTGTAAGTGAAGTTTTCGATGGTTGCTTGCAGGCAGAAGGGTAGATCCTATCTTGGTATTCTGGACTGTGCTCAAAGCTCACTTTCTCTGCTTGATATTCCGTTCACAGACATAGATAATATTGTATTTTCGGAAACCTTATCCTTTCTAAGATGAAGCATGAACAAATCCCTTAAATAGGTTTATAATGATTCTAAGATGTGCATCTTTTCTCAAACAGACTTCAGGGCACCGTTGTCTATACGTCGAGGGCGCATCTGCAGTTCATCCATCATCAGTGGCTAAGGTTCTGTGGACTGCTCTTTTACTGAATTGCTTATTTCTTTTCAATAAATACCGGTGATTATAATTCTAGTAGAGCATAGTAGTCAAAATTAGTCATTTCGTTTTTGGTATTTTCAGGTGAATTTGGATGACCAAGGATCCAAAGTAGTTGATTTCAAGGTTGTTTGGTCATCATCACCCGATAGTTTAAAGTATACGTCATATTTCAGCTTGCCAGAGCTGATTGAATTCCCTACTGGAGTTCCTGGTCAAAATGCATATGCATACTTTTATCCACCTTTGAATCCCATTTACCATGCTAGTCCAGAAGAAAAGCCTCCATTGTTGTTGAAAAGTCATGGTATGTTATGGTTATTGATCTCACTGGCTGTATGCATGTCTTGTTTGCCTAATTGATGTGTACCACAGAATAGTGATATGACATTTTATCGgttgataaaaattaaagaaaaatagaaaattgaTTTAGGGATTGACTACATTGAGTGGGCCAAATCTCTCCAAATTAATCACTTCCAATGGTGATATATTATAGCCTTCTTAAAATAAATTAGGGTTTATTTTAAGCAACCAATAATTTGTGACATGGTATCTGCATTGGTTTTAGAAAGAATTAATCCTATTATTCCAAGGCTATAATCCTACCAATTAGTAGACCCAAAAATGAAAAACAGGTAGATTAATTGGCtctaaatttaaaagttttatcAAGTACCTGGCTTAGGTTTGGAACTTGCCTCTCAGATCTTTGTTCCTCCGGCCAACAGACATAAAAAGTAGAAAAGGTTTAAAAGAAGCCCCTTAGTAGATAATGTTTGAGCAAAATATGAAATATCAAAAAGTGGCATGaaagaaaatatcaaaatttGACACTTATGGATTTCTATTCAGGATATTTTTGTGGTGATAGTATGCAACAGTTTGTCTTGTGCatcaaacctttttttttttgtgttcaaATAAATCACAAATCATTGAGAAGTAGGAATTGTGTAATTAATAACTTGTATAAATCCATTATCATGTTGATAAGATGAGAGAACATTTCAGTGGAATAATTCTCAGAAGTTGGAAGTAGTTGGACCAAGTTGCTAGTTGCTGAACTTGTTAAGTGATGGACTGCCTTTTACTTTGTGCTTTCCATTGAATAAATAACTTGCTTTACTAGTAGAAATATAATAATTTCTGAGGTGTGTGATATTTTGCAGGAGGACCTACAAGTGAAACGCGCGGAATTTTGAATCTGAGTATCCAGTATTGGACAAGTCGTGGATGGGCTTTTGTGGATGTAAATTATGGTGGAAGCACTGGTACATCCTCTACTTGTCTATAGTTTATATTCTGAATTCCATTTTCATACAATCTCAACAATAGAATGCATAAATTGGGGAAAGACCTGTTCATGTTCATTGATCTAAGATCTAGCTTGTGCTTCCTTACTCAAAGGAATTTGGTATCAGTTCACAAATACATTTGGCCCATTCTGCACCTTTCTTTCTGAATGAATTATCAGGAAAAAAGTAAGAATCTGGGCCTTGTTACTGTTGTGGTTACCTGTTGGACAGCAACATTAGATTTATATGATTACATTTGTTTGCTAAAATTTGCGTGGATGTTGTTTTGAAGGTTATGGTAGAGAATATCGAGAACGCTTATTAGGAAACTGGGGAATTGTTGATGTTAATGACTGTTGCAGTTGTGCAAAATTTTTGGTAAATGTTTATCCTTTCTTTCTGTGCTTTCTATGTTGGATATGCTTGCAATAATATTTACCAAGTCATAATAATGTACACTATTTTCTTTAAGGTGGATAGTGGAAAGGCAGATGGTGGCCGACTGTGTATAACTGGTGGCTCAGCCGGCGGTTATACAACCTTAGCTGCCCTTGCTTTTAAAGAAACATTTAAGGCTGGAGCTTCATTGTATGGTGTGAGTGCCTGTCTGTTTGATCCTATACTTAATTCAAATGGACTCGAGTATGGTCAAAAGATATTGGTAGAAGCCTTTGGCTGTTCTTTTGGTTACTGAATGCAGCTCGCTGAATGGATGTATCTGATATTTGTTTCAAGAAATTAATGCGGTTCTTGGAGTAATCCTTGCATTTAGTTTTCATCCCAAATTTTCTCTATTATTAGTTGTGGAGAATTATTGTGTATTTCTAGTGAAGAAAGATTTCTATGAGTTTCTTACGTACTAGAAGTGACATGGTATACTGGTTGAGATCATTTGCAGATGAAATAGAAGATATATGCTTTTAGGTGAAT
This is a stretch of genomic DNA from Hevea brasiliensis isolate MT/VB/25A 57/8 chromosome 12, ASM3005281v1, whole genome shotgun sequence. It encodes these proteins:
- the LOC110640795 gene encoding uncharacterized protein LOC110640795 isoform X2, with the translated sequence MPTIRNTNTMLLALLGISLFKFSYIRVITGTIYPKRQHHRSCRTMASSVRPVESAARQDKVTAPYGSWKSPITADIVSGASKGLDGTAIDGRGRLFWLESRPTEAGRSVLVKGEEKAGEEAIDVTPKEFSVRTTAQEYGGGAFTISGDTVIFANYKDQRLYKQSVDSIDSTPVPITPDCGSPVVSYADGVFDSRFNRFVTVMEDRRVSSINAITTIVAIGLNDASIEEPKVLVSGNDFYAFPRVDLKGERIAWIEWCHPNMPWDKSELWVGYISENGDICKRTCVAGNDNTIVESPTEPKWSSTGELFFITDRKNGFWNLYKWIESVNDVQALYSLDAEFSRPLWVFGINSYELIQNKEGKNLIACSYRQKGRSYLGILDCAQSSLSLLDIPFTDIDNITSGHRCLYVEGASAVHPSSVAKVNLDDQGSKVVDFKVVWSSSPDSLKYTSYFSLPELIEFPTGVPGQNAYAYFYPPLNPIYHASPEEKPPLLLKSHGGPTSETRGILNLSIQYWTSRGWAFVDVNYGGSTGYGREYRERLLGNWGIVDVNDCCSCAKFLVDSGKADGGRLCITGGSAGGYTTLAALAFKETFKAGASLYGVADLSMLRAETHKFESHYLDNLIGDEKDYYERSPINFVDRFSCPIILFQGLEDKVVPPDQARTIYQALKKKGLPVALVEYEGEQHGFRKAENIKFTLEQEMVFFARLVGNFNVADEINPIKIDNFD
- the LOC110640795 gene encoding uncharacterized protein LOC110640795 isoform X1 produces the protein MIFLVPATFAGLSAPSYSHSCSLFKFSYIRVITGTIYPKRQHHRSCRTMASSVRPVESAARQDKVTAPYGSWKSPITADIVSGASKGLDGTAIDGRGRLFWLESRPTEAGRSVLVKGEEKAGEEAIDVTPKEFSVRTTAQEYGGGAFTISGDTVIFANYKDQRLYKQSVDSIDSTPVPITPDCGSPVVSYADGVFDSRFNRFVTVMEDRRVSSINAITTIVAIGLNDASIEEPKVLVSGNDFYAFPRVDLKGERIAWIEWCHPNMPWDKSELWVGYISENGDICKRTCVAGNDNTIVESPTEPKWSSTGELFFITDRKNGFWNLYKWIESVNDVQALYSLDAEFSRPLWVFGINSYELIQNKEGKNLIACSYRQKGRSYLGILDCAQSSLSLLDIPFTDIDNITSGHRCLYVEGASAVHPSSVAKVNLDDQGSKVVDFKVVWSSSPDSLKYTSYFSLPELIEFPTGVPGQNAYAYFYPPLNPIYHASPEEKPPLLLKSHGGPTSETRGILNLSIQYWTSRGWAFVDVNYGGSTGYGREYRERLLGNWGIVDVNDCCSCAKFLVDSGKADGGRLCITGGSAGGYTTLAALAFKETFKAGASLYGVADLSMLRAETHKFESHYLDNLIGDEKDYYERSPINFVDRFSCPIILFQGLEDKVVPPDQARTIYQALKKKGLPVALVEYEGEQHGFRKAENIKFTLEQEMVFFARLVGNFNVADEINPIKIDNFD